Proteins encoded by one window of Arachis ipaensis cultivar K30076 chromosome B04, Araip1.1, whole genome shotgun sequence:
- the LOC107639199 gene encoding nifU-like protein 3, chloroplastic, whose amino-acid sequence MLCATHHTLLFFNPCCFLKNRVSNGRGFSSSESIFVRGHQMDIKQYFGLISSRSPRNKAGRVVSPSCVLPLTEENVEKVLDEVRPGLMADGGNVALHEIDGLVVVLKLQGACGSCPSSAMTLKMGIETRLRDKIPEIMAVEQIVDAETGLELTEQNVESVLSEIRPYLVGTGGGILELVKIDDYVVKVRLSGPAAGVMTVRVALTQKLRDKIPSIGAVQLID is encoded by the exons ATGCTTTGTGCAACTCATCATACATTATTATTCTTTAACCCGTGTTGTTTCCTTAAG aATCGAGTTTCAAATGGCAGAGGATTTTCTTCAAGTGAGAGTATTTTTGTCAGAGGTCACCAAATGGACATCAAACAATATTTTGGACTTATATCATCCCGTTCTCCACGAAACAAAGCAG GAAGAGTTGTATCCCCAAGCTGTGTGCTGCCATTGACAGAAGAGAATGTGGAGAAGGTTTTGGATGAGGTTAGACCTGGCTTGATGGCTGATGGAGGGAATGTGGCTTTGCATGAGATAGATGGCCTTGTCGTCGTCCTCAAGCTTCAAGGAGCATGTGGCTCGTGTCCTAGCTCGGCCATGACATTAAAGATGGGAATTGAGACTCGCCTTCGCGATAAGATTCCAGAAATCATGGCAGTGGAGCAGATTGTGGACGCTGAGACTGGCCTCGAGTTAACAGAGCAAAATGTTGAGAGT gTTCTTTCTGAAATTAGGCCATACCTTGTTGGCACTGGGGGAGGAATATTAGAGCTTGTTAAGATCGATGATTATGTTGTCAAAGTTCGGCTAAGTGGACCGGCGGCCGGAGTTATGACGGTTCGCGTGGCGCTAACGCAAAAGTTGAGAGACAAGATACCTTCTATTGGAGCTGTGCAGCTAATAGACTGA